GTCTTCGCGGTAGTTGGCAAGTCGCTCATTGACGTCTGCTTTTTTGGTCGCGCCATCAATCCAGTCGAGCTTGCTCTCGGAACCCTGGAAGCTCTTTATGAACTCCTTACGGTCCATACGGCACTCTCTGACAACCAGCCGCATGATTTCACGCTCTGACTCACGCACAACGGCCAGTACGGCTCGGGGTGTCTCAACGAGCGGGTCGAATACGCGGGGTGTTAACTTGAAGAACTTAAAGAGCTCACCCAGTTTCGTCATTTCTTTCTGGGCTTCTTTGCTGGTGTAGCCCTTTTCTTCAAGTACCTTTTCAGTCTTGGTGCACTGACGCTTTAATGCGGTAAAGCGCTTCTTCGCCTCGACGGGATCAGGACCCGTTTCGGTTTCTTCTGAATCGTCGCTGGCGTTGTTCGCATTCTGCTCTGCGATCTCTTGTGCTGATGGCACATGATCGGCTGGGTCAAGGTAGCCCACTAATATGTCAGACAGCTTTCGTTCTTCTCTCGCTACCGCGTCATATTCGTCGGCGAGCCTTCGTGCAATGCGAGGATAAAACGCCAGCGCGGCCATCAACTCGCGAATACCTTCTTCGATGCGCTTGGCAATAACAATCTCGCCCTCGCGCGTTAGAAGCTCAACCGTTCCCATCTCCCGCATGTACATGCGCACGGGATCTGTCGTTCTGCCGGCCTCGTTCTCAACCGCTGCCAAGGCAGCGGCTGCTTCGGCTGCTGCGATTTCATCTGCTGAGCGATCTCCCTCAGTGAGGATTAACTCATCGGCATCAGGGGCTTGCTCAAAGACTTGTATGCCCATGTCGTTAATCATCTGAATGATGTCTTCGACTTGATCGGGCTCAGAAATGTCCTGCGGGAGGTGATCGTTCACCTCTGCGTAAGTCAGATAGCCTTGTTCTTTGCCCTTGGCAATTAATTGCTTCAAGAGCGATTGTTGTTGTAGCGAATCAGACATGAAAGGATCCGGAGTAGAGACGGTCGGAAAAAATTTAGCGGGCAATTATAGTGCTCGCAGGTCTAATAAGCCATGTCAAAACTCGGACTTTGGCGTATTTATGCAATTTTGACGAATCCGTCGTTTCTGGTGAGTTGCGCGTCAGTCTCTGCCAGAAAGCTGTCGTATTTCAGTTGTTAGCGATACGAGCTCGCGCTTTTGCTCGTTATTGAGCTCGGTGTAACTCACCGATTTGAGCTCATGAGCACGTGTACGCAACAAAGCAACACGCCGATCTCTCGATAATTTATTCAACAGGGCAACGAGGTGCTCGTTGATCTCTTGTTCTGTATCGATGACTTCTTTGGCGGCGGCCGCGCTTAAGGCTTCTCCTTCTTCGGTATTGGTCCAGTACCCGAGCAGTGCCGCTGTACTCATGTCGGGTGTCTCTTGTACCAGCGCCACAACGTCTCTCAGTAAGTTGGCGGTTCGATCTGAGTTGTCGGGGAGCATTTCGTCTGCCACCAGAAGCGCGGCGGGCGGATGAAGTGCTATTAAGCCCAGTGCCCGCATTAATACGTTGTCGTTAAATCCCGAGTCTGGGGAGCGCAAGGCCGATGAATCGGCGTGAGCGCCTGTGTCTTGGAAACCCTCTGCAAACTGGTCGTAATCATCCTCAAAGTGGGGCGGTGCGCCATCGCTTTCCTCATGAAAATCGGGCGCCGTGCTCTCGGATTTTTCCTGCACTTCGCGCAAGCGCCGAAGGCTATCGACGTCCATATCGGTCCGCTCGGCTAGCGACTTGAACAGTAATGTTTTAAATACGCCATCCGGGATTTGGTTGAGGTAGGGTGCCACCAACTTTGAGAGCCTTGCTTTTCCGTCCATCGTGGCGAGGTCGATGCCCAGTCCCATTTGCTCAAACAGGAAGGTTTCGAGCGGCGCAGCCGTATCAAATAGGTGCTCCAGATGCTGTGCGCCTTTATTTCGAACTACGGTATCGGGGTCTTCGCCCTCGGGTAGGAACAAAAATTTAACCTGTCGACCGTCTTCCATCATCGGTAGTGCAGCTTCCATTCCCCGAAAGGCCGCTTTTCGGCCCGCTTCGTCACCGTCAAAGCAAAAGACGACTTGTTCGACACGACGGAATAACGTTTCTAAGTGGGGCTTACCGACTGAGGTTCCCAGCGTTGCGACCGCGTAATGAATGCCAAACTGCGCCAAGGCGATAACGTCCATGTAGCCTTCGACAACAACAATGCGGTTCAAGTTTTTTGAGAACTTACGGATATGGTGGAGTCCATAAAGCTCATGTGATTTGGAAAACAGGGGGGTTTCGGGTGAGTTTAAGTATTTGGGCTTGCCGTCGCCCAACACCCTGCCGCCCATGGCAATGACTTTGCCGCGCTGATTCACAATGGGAAAAATTACACGATCTCTAAACCGGTCGTATTTTCGACCTTTGTCGTTTTCAATGAGTAGGCCGACCGTTAACGCATGCTCAATACTTTCCTCGTCAGCAAGCGTTTGCATCAGGTTGTCCCAACCCTCGGGGGCAAAGCCAAGCCGAAAATCCCGCGCAATCTCACCCGATAACCCGCGGCGCTTGAGATAGTCCACTACGCTCTTGCGGTCCTTATGTTGGCGCAAGAACCCTTCATAGAGCTTTGTGGCGCGCTCCATCGATTCATAAAGTGGCTTTTGGTTATCCACTTGCGGTGCGTTATCGGCCTCCTCGGGAGGCATTTCAATTCCGGCTGAGTGAGCAAGTAGCTCGATGGCTTCTCTGAAGTCCATTCGCTCGTATTCCATG
The Candidatus Paraluminiphilus aquimaris genome window above contains:
- the rpoD gene encoding RNA polymerase sigma factor RpoD, whose amino-acid sequence is MSDSLQQQSLLKQLIAKGKEQGYLTYAEVNDHLPQDISEPDQVEDIIQMINDMGIQVFEQAPDADELILTEGDRSADEIAAAEAAAALAAVENEAGRTTDPVRMYMREMGTVELLTREGEIVIAKRIEEGIRELMAALAFYPRIARRLADEYDAVAREERKLSDILVGYLDPADHVPSAQEIAEQNANNASDDSEETETGPDPVEAKKRFTALKRQCTKTEKVLEEKGYTSKEAQKEMTKLGELFKFFKLTPRVFDPLVETPRAVLAVVRESEREIMRLVVRECRMDRKEFIKSFQGSESKLDWIDGATKKADVNERLANYREDIIRLQKRIAVIEDEVGLKTGEIKEINRRMSMGEARARRAKKEMVEANLRLVISIAKKYTNRGLQFLDLIQEGNIGLMKAVDKFEYRRGYKFSTYATWWIRQAITRSIADQARTIRIPVHMIETINKLNRISRQMLQEMGREPTPEELGERMDMPEDKVRKVLKIAKEPISMETPIGDDEDSSLGDFIEDVTIASPVESATEEGLTEATREVLGGLTAREAKVLRMRFGIDMNTDHTLEEVGKQFDVTRERIRQIEAKALRKLRHPTRSDYLRSFLDE
- the dnaG gene encoding DNA primase — encoded protein: MARLPQAFIDQVLDRTDIVDVVDRRVKLKKAGKNYSACCPFHQEKTPSFSVNPDKQFYYCFGCGAGGNALGFIMEYERMDFREAIELLAHSAGIEMPPEEADNAPQVDNQKPLYESMERATKLYEGFLRQHKDRKSVVDYLKRRGLSGEIARDFRLGFAPEGWDNLMQTLADEESIEHALTVGLLIENDKGRKYDRFRDRVIFPIVNQRGKVIAMGGRVLGDGKPKYLNSPETPLFSKSHELYGLHHIRKFSKNLNRIVVVEGYMDVIALAQFGIHYAVATLGTSVGKPHLETLFRRVEQVVFCFDGDEAGRKAAFRGMEAALPMMEDGRQVKFLFLPEGEDPDTVVRNKGAQHLEHLFDTAAPLETFLFEQMGLGIDLATMDGKARLSKLVAPYLNQIPDGVFKTLLFKSLAERTDMDVDSLRRLREVQEKSESTAPDFHEESDGAPPHFEDDYDQFAEGFQDTGAHADSSALRSPDSGFNDNVLMRALGLIALHPPAALLVADEMLPDNSDRTANLLRDVVALVQETPDMSTAALLGYWTNTEEGEALSAAAAKEVIDTEQEINEHLVALLNKLSRDRRVALLRTRAHELKSVSYTELNNEQKRELVSLTTEIRQLSGRD